The sequence tacGTAAAATACCTAGCCAAGTTTTTAGAATATAGTGATCATCCAATAAATAATAAGCTACTTCTATTATTACTATCTAAATATCAGGATACCATTAATGTAAAGAGAAGGCTCATCTCTATTGGTTACAGACTTCATCATAGTTCTTTAAGAACTCAGATCCAAGCACAAAAAACCCAAGAATTCAACCCAAGAGTCAGTAAGTAGTCTCATGAAACAGAATTTGAGCATAAGGCTTTTTTGCAAATTTTAAGTTGGACCCAAGAGTAGCCTTTATTTGCTTTATCTACGACGACATCTTCCATACCACAGGCATGGCAGTAGACACAGCAGTGCTGCCGACAACTTGCAGTGTTCTCATGTGCCTCTAAGTTGCTTTTTGGCCAGAATCAAAATATAGCTTAAGATACATCTGAACGCAGACAAAGCAACTTTGGGATGGCAATTTGGCCACAGGTGGAAAATTCATCTAAGGGCAATATCAAACAGGTTCCCACAAGGCAACAACTAACCTCTAATTAACAAAGTTTTACTGCAGATGTCAAAAGACATGactacaaatatttaagaaatttatgGGTACTAGGTTTAACATTATGGACTAACATCCATGTGTGCATATGTAGACTATCTTTACACGATTAAAGCTCCTAAAGTCAAACTGCACCACATTATATTTCTACAGAAATTTTGCTACTAAACATTTGGatactatatttaattttaaaggttAATACCTATGACTTATCTACTGAAGTTGGCTTCACTGGACCTAaacaactagaagaaaaaaatgaggtaatTTCTCCATAAAGGGTTGGGGGAGAGTTACCTTTATATGTAAGTCATGTGTTTATTTATGATTGTGTTACCTTTATATATAAATCATAGCCACTTAAATTATTTGAGTAAGTAAAAACTAAGTTCGACTGTTActtcagaaaaatctaaatttgGGACCAAAATGACTTGGGTTTAAAGTCTCATTTCACTTCTTACCTGCTGTTTGTTTCCTTAGGCAAACTAtgctgagcttcagtttcttcatctgtattacAAGACTACTATTAGCCCTACCTACCGACTCCACAGGGATTACATAGGGATCAAGAGAGAATGCTTTCTAACCAACACTAGGGGAACTTCATGATACCACTACAACACCCCCACACCTCTCCCTTCACACTCCTacacctctctccccacccactcaAGGTAGCAAGCCTTTTAATTGATCTATGTATTGGAGTAACCATGTAAGTATCTGGTTGGAAAAAGCAttctgctaaagaaaaaaataagtttgaaaaagcTACACTATAGCAGTTTCCTCTCATAAACAACTATAAAAAATCATCAAAGACATTGTACAATCACTCCAAAATTTAATAAAGTACCTCTGGTTTTTCATGCCAAAAAGTATCCATTAGGTATATGTAAAACTACTTCAATAATGACTGCTGACTAATCAAATTGATTCAACCAAAGAATATCTGAGACATTTATAGTGAAATTAATGAGTgaaatttattctaaagaaattcCCACagatttgaaataattatgttaTGATTACAGAATTATTAGTAAGTCCCAGAACTGCTGCCAGAAACACAATTATAGCTGTATTTAatacaaagaacattttaaaacagctttGGATATTAGGAAGATTACACTTAAAAACTACAAGCCTCTGCATTGTCTGGGAAGCAGGTGACAGCAGTGTTGTAAATAGACATTCTTGGTTGAACAACAGTTTCAGCTTGGCAGtgttccaaaacaaaaaaaagaacaggaaaaaaagaaaaagactgcatGATAGATGTAAGATtaagaagtttgttttgttttaccattctAGAGGGTTGagtgaatacaaaataaaaaggctCTCTGAGATACAGTAACAGATCAAACTCTgctccagagaaataaaataatggatggAAATCCATGCTAGTTTTGCCCAAACTGCATCACGGATTTTCATGATCCTCTCTAGATTTCATGAGCAATAGTTACTATCTGCTGGACTTACATTTATTCTTGGCTTTTATCTTGGTGCTGCCAATGTGGACattcttttaagtttatttacTCTGCTGTATTAACAGTAGAGACTTTAGCAGAACAGCAAAAGGGATACCATATAAAACAGTGATCCCAAGGAAAGAACAAATGGGGACCTGCTAGCATGCAATTATACTGAATTACCAAGAGAATATGAAAGAATTTGGTTTCACTAAATCCTTCCGTTCCTTTTATGCTTGTGTTTAATTGAAAGACGTTAAGTGCTGGCAAAATCCTGGCCAGATGTAAGCCTGGCCAGGTCAGTCTCCTTGTTTAGAAGACTGCCACAACTTTCTTAGCCAGATGCCATTTatatggagaaatgtctactcttAAGAACACCCAAACATAAAATAGATCAATGGGTGAGTACAAAAGGACTTACTGGCAGTCTCCCTTAAAAGAGATTTCATATTTAAAACGGTGTTTGgcttataattttcttctataacaCATTTAATGCATAATGTGAAATAGAACAGTAGTTCCTAAAAGTGAGTTGTTTAAAAGATTTTGCACAAAGAATCCTAGTATCCTGTATTAAAGGAACTCCACACAAATTCTAAACTCTAGACAATGAATGAGTTAGCCATTTCTGCCCAGTATCAAGAAGGTACAATTTAATATGTaggataataaaattttaatatagatagtttgtaaaaaaaatttctctgaattTCTACTCTTTGGAATGGCTACAAAGTTAATTTCATGGCTTTAACTTTACTAAGAAACAATTAGACATTCTAAAGTCATTATAGTtaagagaaaacataacaaataCTGTAAATACTTGAAAATCAAAGACGAACTAATTCAcaagcaaaactttaaaaatatttcctagtaGAACCAATATTTAACCATTCATTCTCTCAAAAGAACAATCCAGTCAGTGGCTAAGACTATATATAGCAGGTCTGCCAGAGATGGCTCATGGGCCAAAGCTGTCAGCATGATCCTTCTCTCTGATGCTTTAGAACAGATTTGGTATAGTCAAGAGCATCCCCCTTCACAAGGCAACTCCTCTCAGTCCACCAAAACCACAAGGGTCAACAGCAtgccaatttttctttcaaacagtTACCAACCCTTCTGCAGCGAGCCTAGGAAACTGAGTATGGTGTCATGAAACCTGGGTTTTAGTTTCAACTCTACCAGTGATCTTTCTTTGTAAGAAATTTAGCATTTCTGCACAATGTTTGTAAAAAGGAAGTTGCTCAGCAGCAGTAATTAGCTGCGGCCAAAAGGGTTCCAACTCCCTAGCATTCTAGGGACTATTTTTAGAGAATAAGAATTCTTTGCAAAGTTGGAATCAAAAAACTCACATATAAAATTCTGTTGTGACAGTTCCTTAATGTGTGCACTCTCAATGACACAATACCAACCAATGATGGATTTACAATCAGAGGCTTTTCACAAGAAATACTGACTGAACAGAATAATGGCAAAGATCTCTGAGTACACATAGTAGTCTACAGCAATGATCCATGGAAGAAGCATCTGTCTATAAACACAGAATACGATACACTTGGGCTTCACCTAGCCCCTGCACCTTTAGCTCTACCACTCCACACTTGATTTTCTGAGTTTACTGACATTGCCCTGTCAACATTCACCTATGTGAATACGTGAGTTACTCACTCTTTCAAGCCTTTACTAAGTATTAATATACCTAGAGACTGACTACTCCAAATGTGTATCTCAAGCTCAGACTCTCCTGAGGCACCACCTCATTATGCTAACCATGTACTCTGTTTCCGTAATACCCATGCCCAAAACTATAGTTTGCATTGGCCTCAATCTAAATCTTTTCCCTTCCCAAACTTTATCTTTGTAACTAGCATCACTATTCACACTATTGCTTAAGGCAAAAGATGGAATGGCTCTCTCCCCTTCCCTATCACCTTATTAGCAATCCAGAGGCAAATATCATCAATTCTACTTCTGTATTATACCTCAAATCTATCCACTTTTCTCCACCTTCAGCAGCACCATTCTTGTTCAATCCACCATCTTCATGTGCCTAGAAGTGTCCTGTTTTCTTCTCATCTACTTTTGCTGCCTCACAGTCAACTCACCATGTAACAGCCAGACCaatctttttaaacataaagtaGACCATGTCACTCCTTTGACTTAAAACGTTTTAATGACTCTTGACCACATTGTGAATAAAAGCCATTTCCTTATTATGCCCCTATACAGTTTGGTCCCTCCCTGCCTGCGTCTTTAATCTTATCATGGGCTACCCTCCTCCTTGCTGACCCCATTCCAGCCAGGCTGGCCTTCTTACAGTTTGCCAAGTGTTCCCAGGACCACTCTTTCTTCCCTAGGACCTTTCCCCATGCCTCAGCACTAGCATTCTTTATAGAGATGGTTTTATTCCCACCTTCAGGTCTCCATGAAATGGCATTTTCTAAGAAAGGATGACCACCCAAGCTAAAGTGGGATATCCATCTTAATTTTTTCACAACAacctgttatttttcttcttaatatttcttaattatttgtaactatatatttacttgtttatctAGCATCTTTTTGGTACACAGAGGGCATGTGAACTTTTtaactgaataaattaataaagacaaGTACCTTAGGAAAGGCTAATCAAAAACATATCCTATAGCTAATGTAAGATGCAGTAAAAAAGTTCTTACCttctcaacttttttctttttaacagggGGTTCAAATCTATCATTGACTCCAAAATACTGAGTAAGTTCCTTCCACTGGGTTTCATTTGAGGACTGTTCACTGCAAGAAGATAAACAATAAGTTTTGTTTtacataaaatgtattcatttttatttgtacgGTTTTTAATTAGTTACAATTATATTACCCGTTTTTAATTGGTTACTACAATTATACTACAACTACTAGTTCTTACGTTTGATCACTATCAGAGATAAGTAGTTCAACTATTTGGATAAGTTCTACATCTGTCTAgaataaataactattttaaattctACCCACCTATgagattctttttcattcttcaatTTATCTGAAAAGAATTCACAAAGTGTCAATACCTGTGTATTTGgttgttatttcaaaattatgttttcaaaaaatagCTGAACTGAGCCACAATTTAGCATTAACACTACTGACaaactgaattaaaacaaaacacctttTCTGGAgcgttttctttttttccttctgaatctTGAGGTTGAGCTTTTCTGTTCAGAATGTTTTTTGTGCAATTCTTGAAATttctatgtaaaagaaaaaaatataagaagcaaATATACTTTGCAGAAAAACATGTAATTAAAaacatgttaagtaaaaaaaaattatatcctaCCATGTATAAAGATACCAATCTAACAAAAGTAGTCAATTCTTGAGATACTCTAGTCTCTGAGAGTCTCACAACCTGAGTTttgatattcatttatttctaaataagtcatttgataatttaaaagtgAAACTCAACGACTCGTATAGATAATAGTAGGTCCATagataaaagagataaaataaaaacagaaattcctCATGTATTCATGTTAGGCAAAACAGCTAATCCTACATAgcgttttttttctccttcctttttttatgaaaacaaaacaaaaataaaagcaagtatcAAAGTGGCCACTGCCTCAAAGAATAGCAAAAGTATTCTGAGTCCATCTTCCCTACCTGTTAGGTCCCAAGAACGTATGCATCTTAACCAAGGCAGACACACAcaagggacacacacacacatacacacacacacgcgcgcgtaCACATGGCGTTAAAAAGCACATCAGAGAAAACCTACATTCCACATATTTAAGGAAATTCCAGAAGGGCACTCTTCATACGCATTTACATTTGCCTTTGTTTCAGTTTTAGATTCATCTGTTGGGAAATCTGagatttctgttttttgaatGGTTCCATCCTCTTTATCTTCCTGTAAGTTAAGTCCCGAGTCCCCTAATGTGGCTTCATCTTCAGAATTTGACTCAACATCACTTTCATTTAGGCCAGAAGGTAGCAGCCCACTCCACATCTTTTCTTCtatgaagaaaaagatgaatttagTCTTATAGAATAgccatggaaattattttaacacattgactgccacactagaaaaaaaaattttttccttggggccacggtattttattatgaaaatagaataaaaattttagaaacaaaacaatcctttctaataaaaaaattgttattttttgttgttttccatgcgtgagttatatgcaattaaattgtcaatattaactgtaacaataagaaGATCAACAAGCAAGATTTTCAGGAACCACTGcagttatatatgcttcatgaggcccctggctcaaaactagcatgagttaaatacaactgactaggtagttaatgtgttaaaaacatTAGAAGACTCCCCAGGAACCTAATGATTATAACAATGGTTGGGATTATAACAGTCcacctaaactttttttttgaaatctgaaatgggatgggatgggatgaaCCCTCtgtattaaaataactaaaatcttCACTGtgtaaaaaccaaaaacagtTTAAAAGCAGTTTAAACAAGTTGGTTACAACACATACCTACAAATAAGGAAAGTAGGACCTTGATTCTCTAACATATGGATagttttatctaaaaaaaatgaaattcagtaAAGCATTCATTGCCCAAGAATTTTAATAGCCTAATAATATACTTTGCAAGCAATTTAAATACCATATTCAAACTTCAtcaattagagaaaataaagatggatattttacctatattttaatgaataaaacttTCAGGGAGCTTATTGTCTAAGGAGCaggaaaataatcatttaaaggaaaattttaagcTATGGTAAAAAGTTTGAGGAAGGCATGGTAGTACCTAGTTTGAAATTTAATACTATTTGCTAAAATAATACTAAACGAAATATAATCCTAACAATTTAACAAAAACATACAGTTTTCCTGAGTAACAATActatatttgggaaaataatgTTAAAGTTCAGGATAACATTTATCATCAGCTATACAGGTAGAGAGAACCATTAGCAGTTAAGTttaataaaagtgattttaaaaatcagaagttgtatcatttgttaaaattatacTTGAGTACATTTTCATTGGTCTCCATGGtacaatttattttagaatacatACTGAGCCAAAACCAGTTCCTTAAAGATATGTCTAAAATAGAGAAATTGGCTGTACCACTCACAACTTACTGCCAATCTAATGGAATAAAATGGAAGGACAGAAATCTGTTCGGCCACGTTTCCTGTCTCATATTGTGATTAACCTAGTAAGAAAACCATTACCATTCTCTGAGACACCGGCATCTgattaataaatttctgttatcttTTAAGGACCTCATCCTAGGTCCAAAGAATCAGACCTTACTTTTTGGTTTTGATCCTGCCTCATCAGTTGCGGGGTCTCTGCAATATCCTCACCAAATATTTTCTTGGCTCTTTATGAGGAAGTACTCCAGCATTTAACTGTTCCAACtggaatcctgactctgccacctaCCAGTGTTGTTATGAGGAAATCACTTAACATCTCTGaccctcaatttctttatctgtaatgCTTGGTTAATTATACTGCTTatagggttgttctgaggattaaatgagataagccCCTCAACACAGTGTTTAGGAGGTCCTaggggttcaataaatattaagttctttttgctattattatttctgtggCCATGTATTGCATTTTTGTCATTTCTATTGTCAGAGGCAGGGTTCATAAAATAGTTTTGAAGTTTCTGATATTTGTGTTGTATTCATTTAGCAAGTGATGCAAATCATTTACTTCCCTGATATCCAGTCTGCCATCAAGTGTCTACAAAAACTTAAGTATTTGGTTTTCTGAATGGAGCACTAAAAAAAGAGGCAAATTACCAGGAAGATGATGGGAGCTTAAACATCAAAGCTCCTCATTTGCACAGGTCCTTCCAAAGCACTGTACCTAATTTCTatccagaatttgcatttcttttttaaaagaagagaatcaAAATTATATAATCCCAGGTTCCACAAAACCTGGACTCATCCCTAAACCTCGCCTGTGGATTTTAAAAGCTGGAATAGAGGTACTCTTGAGAGTCTCTCATAGCACAAAAGACATCATGAAAAATATGCCAATTTTAGAAAACAtgttatactattaataaaaagatttctACTGTTCTGAGTAGCGGGAGGAGAGCAGTAACAAGCTCCAACATGACTTGCCACTGGCATATAATATATCTTCAGATTCATTATCCATTTAAGGACTTAAGGACAgtaacattttcttaatttaaatagtGATGCTAACTGGGGTCTTCTTTTCCTGTCCACAGCAGCTTTTACATgtccactgtgtgccagacattctTCCAGACCCTGGGgacagaaatatataaaacaatcaaaAATCCCTAGCCTCATGGagtgacacacacacagcaggtTTCTGTCCATCAGCAGCCAAGTATCATTCAACTTGGACTTCAGATGTGACTGCTCATAAAAAGGCATGTGCTGCTCCAATGGGCAGTGGCACAGGTTTTCCTGTTGGACGACTGTTTTAGCATCTCTGCAGGGTGACAGTCTATGCTCTGGGCACCCAAACATGCTTCTCTCTGGGGAGCAGTCTCAGTTACCCTGGAGAgggcatgtcttttttttttttaatcaaccttCAAGCAGTTGTGCATTTTCAATGGCTTTTTGGACTTTCTCAAGATTACCTATTTGTAGCTCTTGCTGATGTGGCATTAAGAACTATCCTCAGTGTGGCATTTGCCTGGTATGATAATTTAAGTGtacccaaagaaaaaacaaaagttaaaataacttttaaaaagtggaatCCACCTCCAAATCCATAAAATAAGGCAAGATTCAAATAAGGTATGTTTCTGAACTCAgttcttaaaaatctttaaagtcaTGAGCCATTTTCCTGTgactgttaaaaaaacaaacaaacaacaacaacaacaaaaaaaacgaATACAAGGGAGACTCAGGAGCCACTCACAGACACAGATAACTGCTGCCACTCACTGTGGAGCCTCAAAATGGAGTTGCCCATGTAAGAAGCAGCTCAATCACAAATCAGCCAATATGGAGAGGCTACTTAGTGACTTTTGCTTTGGGCTCATGTTTGAAAACACTGTCTTTCTATTCATAGCATATATATGTCATTCGTACAGCTTCCAACTGGCACCATGTTAGGCCTCCTGGTATTCTTGTTTTGGCTGCTCTAAAGGATGATTCTGCATTTCTTTGAAATGTCTCTTACTCGTGCCTTTTGGagtgtatttctttattttaaagcacATAATCCCAAATTATCCATTAACTGTGAAAATTCACTCAGACATTCTCAAGAGATGTGGAACaccagagaaatagaaacttaatttttttggtgCAGATTACAGCCAGGTCTTTATAACAGTCAAGGTATTAAATCATAAGCTTTCATTTTCTTAGCCTACAACACAAATAACTTTCAGTTTAATTATTTTAGCCCcaaggaaaatgttttttctctaaGGTTTTGAATATTACCTTCTTCTTCATTTTAGACACCTTCTACCTCCAGAGTCAAGATTTATTCCATCCCACAATTATTCTCAAAAACATTCTGGGTGTACTGCACAGAATGCATCTCTAGTCCTGGCCTGACACAATTTACTgtgaactgaaaatatttatgtacGGTCCTAGTCTAAATAGCTAAGTTTTCTTTTGCCCTTGAAAATCAACCATAGTCATTATTACTTAGTATATTGGGTCAAATAACAATGCATCAAGAACAGGATACAGTTCAGCAGTTCTAATCTAAGGTTTTCACAAACTTTATGAAGATGGTAATGGGGGTCTCTAAGCTAATTTCAATATTCAAAAAGcccaacatattttattattcctgCCAGTGAGACAGTATCATCCATCATTAGGTGAGGAGATAAAAATTCAGTGAAGCATTATTCTTCACCACATGCTCATCAAAGACTCTGATTAGTAGCTATAGGCctgatttttataagaaaagcaATTAATGAATATAGTAGACACAATCTTTCAAAACACAGCATCTATGGCGAtatcaaattataataaaaatggttcTACATTGTGCAAGGATTCGGAACCATTGGTTACAGAGGGGAAACACTGTCTTGAAAGAAGACAGTTTCTAGTCTTAAGCAACGTGATTAGTGGCAAGCCACTGTGTTTGTCTGGGTCTCCATTCTTAAGCTATAAAATGAAGGTTTGCTCAGATGATCTCTGAGATGTCTTGAAGCTCTAAAATGTCTCTTTATGATCTCAATAAGTGCCCCAAATGCCCAGACCCAGCTCACTCACTCTTTTCTGTAACACTCCATTCTCTCCTAGTGAGATCCAATTCTTATTAAACCCCAATACCCCAATAgataaggtttttttccttctacctaGCAACCCAGCCAAGATTACTACTAGTTTACAGAAAGGCTCTGTACCTCAGGACactgagaaggggaaggaaactCTAGTTACAACAGAAGACGGAAGAAACAGAACCAGAAAGGGGAAACAAAGCAAGTCACTGCTACACATGGCATACAAACAATGTGGCAAGTCTTGGTCTACCAGTAATCTCCACAACAATCCTTCCACTAGGAATCACTATCTAtaccccttttacagatgaggcaacttaATTGTCTAATGCATTGTGATCTATTCATTTCACAAAAATAGGGATGTAAGCCTTTACATTATGAATTTTTAGAGGCCAAAGTTATAAGTGGTAACATATTCATGGAGACAAGGATTTAAGAGTGGGTCTGAAGAATGACTCTAGCCTCTAATTATAGACTTGTTAGAATTtggttaagaattttttttcttaagtacaaAAAACTATGTAAGATGCTATACTAAATTGTATACATCAAAGTCACAATCAGAGGTTTGAGTAATAGTGTCATATTTTCTGGAAGACAAGGCAGCTGCTTATAACCAAAACTCAAAAGATATAATCTAAGCGGCTCCATGGCTAAACGTTTCCTGTCTCTAATATTCCagaatttaaattccattttcatcAAATGAAGCTGtcttatttctcatatttcataTTCAATTAGAAATAATCCCAGAAATCTGAACCCTGTCTGATCTAAAACTAATCTTACCTGTAAAACAAGCATAAGCCACCACTCAACAATCTAAAGATCTTGTTAAATAATCTACACAATAATCAGTTCTTTTGACTTGGAATTGGTTacttaactaaaatatttttaagcatgtaacataaacattaacaaaaatgtcttatttacttttatgaaataaatgtgttGCCTTTTCTCAAAAAGGTACAGAAAGTACAAGTGATCGTAGGCCTGAATTCGAATTGAAACTGACAATCTGCTTATCCAGATAAACTATTTAGTAGGATTTTCCACGTATGCATATGTTTTAATTAAAGTGTTTGTTTAGTCGAGGCATGGAAAACACTTCCCCAGACCTACATGGAATTCTACAATTATCCAGTAACATTTCAAGGTTCATTTTAAGTTGATTCTGCTGTGAGAATACTTACAATGTTCAAGATTGCAAAAGGGTGGCTCTATAAAGGTACACCTTTTCCTGCTTGGCTGCACAACCCGGAACTCCGCAGACTCGCTGGCGGCAGTGCCACACTCCAATCCCCAAACGGGGAGAATCCCCTCCCGGACACAGAACTAAGCGCCCCAGATTCCAGCGTAGGACGTCTGGCCTGCTGACATTCCCATTAACTGGAGCTGTCTTCCGGGATACAGCAATTGTAAATATAATGCTGTTTTCCCGATTCAAACCCCCCTCACCGCCCCCCCCCTCACTCTGGCTGGGGTGGGACTGAGAAACCTTCTCCCACTAACAGAGCGGGGAAGGCGCCGCGACGCCCCTTCTGAAGAGCGGGCAGCCCCGCCGTCCTCCCCTGGGCCCGGGCCAGGGGCTTTTCTAACCCGCTCCCGGCAGCTCATCTGAGGAGCTGAGGGGCCGCCCACTCTGGTTCCCTCAGCTGCCCGCACGGAGCCCTCCCGGACTCTCTACGCCAGAGCCCGGGCCGGCCGGTAACCAGCCTGCAATAACCCGTACTCACCCGTCAAAAAGCGGCGTCCCGGCAGCCATCTTATGACCCCGCCAACATCGCGCCTTCTCATTGGCTTCGGCGTCTCAGCCAATGGGTTGGGGCCGTTCTGGCCCTACAGTCGCCATGGCAATTGGCCTTGCTTGGCTTCCTTTTTCTGGCGACCTAAAGGAGGCGGttagtttctttcttcttgttctcCCCCATCCCCTTTTCTCTTACCGCTTTCCCCTTCCGAACGTTTTTTAaggctttgttccttctccattccCTGCTGTACAGCAGCGCATCTGGGTGAGGAAAATGCTGACGAAGACATTGAACTGAGTTCAGGCCACCAGGAGGGAGAATGGTTGCCAACGCTCTCTAGGTCCTTCTGCAAacgttttcattcattcatcctttccccctcccttcttttcttttcttttctcccccgtCCTCCCCCCTGAACATGCTTATTGAGCGcccactgtgtaccaggcaccgtGGCAGCCTCTGGTTAGCGGATACCGGTTCCAACTCCTGCTCTCCTGGTAATACCATCTGGTGATGGAGTCCGTCCGGAATGCTTCACtgtccagctgtgtggccttggccaaaAATTGACCCAACTCCTTCTCCGTGGAAGGCACTGGGTTATGCCCTGCCCAGAATGTTGAGGAGCATGGGGGggaaagcaaacaagaaaaaagcACTGTGAAGGAAATAAAGTAGCCTAATGTGATAGAGATGAGAGGAGGGCTATTTTAGAAATGCTTGCATTTTTGCAAATAGGGCTGTGTAATAAGAATAAGGTTAAGAGTACTTGTCAATTTTCTAGTGTTGTGATGATTATATAATACAGTAGTCCCCCGCAATCAAGGTTTTGCTTCactggtttcagttacctgcggTCAACCAGGGGttcactgaaaatattaaatggaaaattttagaaataaacaatcCATAAGTTTCCATTTGCACACCTGAGTAGCTTGATGAAATCTTGAGCGATGTGTATTATCCCTTTATCCAGTGTATCCATGCTATATATGCTACCATCCCGTTAGTCACTTAGAAGTCATCTCAGTTGTCAGACTGAAAAAACATAAATAGGATTTGTTGCTATTCCAGGTTTCAAGCATCTATTGAGGATCTTGGAACGTAGTCCTGGTGGATAGGGGAGATTACCATACACATAAACCCTTTAACACATTACCTGGCTCACAgtaattttcagttttagatATTTGTTGTTGACATGATGATCAGCAATGTCTTTCTTTG comes from Eulemur rufifrons isolate Redbay chromosome 28, OSU_ERuf_1, whole genome shotgun sequence and encodes:
- the FAM204A gene encoding protein FAM204A: MWSGLLPSGLNESDVESNSEDEATLGDSGLNLQEDKEDGTIQKTEISDFPTDESKTETKANVNAYEECPSGISLNMWNKFQELHKKHSEQKSSTSRFRRKKRKRSRKDKLKNEKESHSEQSSNETQWKELTQYFGVNDRFEPPVKKKKVEKSGLEKRIDQAVEEWNIEKAEELSNQLATRELGVKIAKAIACHNFVKAKKEAENSQAARKKKKLAWGFEAKKRWETKSNMGYM